The following coding sequences lie in one Aspergillus luchuensis IFO 4308 DNA, chromosome 8, nearly complete sequence genomic window:
- a CDS encoding type I iterative PKS (COG:I;~EggNog:ENOG410Q2XZ;~InterPro:IPR016036,IPR016035,IPR016039,IPR042104, IPR014030,IPR011032,IPR013968,IPR011118,IPR013154, IPR001227,IPR032821,IPR014031,IPR014043,IPR020807, IPR020843,IPR020841,IPR009081,IPR013149,IPR029063, IPR036736,IPR036291,IPR013217;~PFAM:PF00109,PF05401,PF00550,PF13489,PF01209, PF08240,PF02801,PF00698,PF13847,PF13649,PF08659,PF14765, PF00107,PF08242,PF08241;~SMCOG1022:Beta-ketoacyl synthase;~antiSMASH:Cluster_8.10;~go_function: GO:0016491 - oxidoreductase activity [Evidence IEA];~go_function: GO:0016740 - transferase activity [Evidence IEA];~go_function: GO:0016746 - transferase activity, transferring acyl groups [Evidence IEA];~go_process: GO:0055114 - oxidation-reduction process [Evidence IEA]), protein MDSLAVIGYAVRYPQDASDSVRFWDILLKAREASTAFPEDRINQKAFYHPDPDHGGTIHSKRAHFLRDDPVSFDAAFFKMSKTEVLSLDPQHRLVMENVYHALENAGIPMEAAISSNTSVFVNGYNHDHADSLNSDPETILKYKPTGTENSMISGRLSWFYDFRGPSLTVETACSGSLVGLHLACQSLKTNESDMAIVSGVNVIGFLPHMVGMDYSGFMGSEGRYFAFDHRADGYARGEGVGTVILKRLSSAVEDGDTIRAVIRGTGLNQDGRTPGITYPSLRSQVRLIETTYQNAGLDTEDTCYIETHGTGTQAGDYVEASAISSGFKTPTRSLPLYVGALKTNIGHLEGGSGIAGLIKTIMILETGVVPPNANFEKPNPKIPVDEWKLSLPIQCEAWPTSKLRRASVSCFGLSGTNSHCILDDAYNFLRKHKISAKHRTRIGVPTHDELRFLQQGFDDIRDMTHPGDDSPPERVTFSPKSPMPVSLSQESVHPAGGSRSSTALFVLSGFDKDSLNRVISGLTEYINTKGRLSSEDERKFLRDLSFTLSQRRSRFNWRVCLLAKSISQLQSRLANDSLTPQHARVSSRLGFVFTGQGAQYAGMGQQLLAYPVFRRSIEAAERYFQSLGGEWSLLEELGRDKNSTRISEPTIGHPASTAIQIALLDLLTSWGISPTRVVGHSSGEIASAYCAGKISRQAAWKVAFFRGQVVYGSITRPGSMMAVGLSPDDLQPYLEEVQQSDPNGALTIACFNSPKNQTVSGDSTMVDALKSLLDAKRIFARKLNVGKAYHSEHMKVFTERYQAFMGSLEQGNTVCREQPIALFSTSTGDILLDPSMDSSYWCANMVSPVKFEQALRALCYNPSEKQTLPNDEHETPLQIDELIEIGSHGALRSAITETIDMAQGITYHSTLDRNASGPDGILQTVANLASKGYPVDIPSVNNAEELHRDSDLLVDLPPYPFNHENKDIYESRLARNLRLRRYPRHDIFGAPATDWNPRYPKWRHFLRLSENPWLRQYKLDGQYVFPPVGYIAMAIESVMQVNSRGTTMKGLHLERITLGPLLALPDDAQGVELSLSHYPDGDGSELTRFQVSSYNESQEDWTEHCSGYISIGYEDEGMVHSGLVDTHKVGELKGDLSYQRHGCERHVKFDDMCRSLSSSGLELGPIFQNLSSIRVSGKRDGRCIGTIQVPDVSSVMPKNYMHPHLLHPVTLNDFGIAATAAIHDLQPHSTAMKTFLPSFIEHVWVSTEISYELKTKLNCVGTATATGLGKYSCDIEASIDSSSAEPTISFSGAHFDLYESKIQSSKTDLLPKFYSVEWKPDIHLLTNSFFSQLAKPPTIESARYRVECQWFTDLQLASALLSTDALMSLKEVDQTQLEPHYLRFYDLLKSIAADILTDSMPRVPFKTWQKYAQDHDLKEQLYRRVEARDSDGALLMRVGSNLASFFRKEADPLYVMFGQDDLMSQYYKHDFEIGSISEKLALYLELFRWHKSNLRVLEVGGGTGSFTAHALTNLCPPGMDRTVSEYVFTDLSPGFFVKAKESLDEWDDIITYNKFDVGNDPISQGFDPGTFDLIVASNVLHATPDLHRTLKNIHSLLKPGGKLVFHEGVRQDTSWTNISFSSLPGWWLSTEPERRWCPYVPTSTWDRYLRESGFSGLDLEFPSSDYPEFSKISLMVSTAREGTNISRSEANGVIIIIADDQSSTLANEFQSQIEYLGPHCPIHTLAEVEAVDVLDRTCVLFMVSNPPIPTGSNIESYNRLENVLFKCKNILLVTRDSTNNPAFDISIGLIRNRRLQQDPDNSNLVTVSLTDSEVTQNTISELLVRVFKHQFLSGTVPTIRNAEYRIAQGVILTNRVALNADANSTIGGRLSTPRSVPLTWGDINRPIKLIGHGRFVWETDNLLSDNFLGENDVDLDVKAVGLGSRDVLAATGKLPQMTLGEEGSGVITRVGSSVKEFQSGDRVMCISDTQAGREGTLRTAIRINSSLVTRIPDSLTFEAAAGLPVSWLTAIYSISYAGRLITGENILIHSAASSIGQAAIQYSQSLGANVYVTVSNVDEKHYVARKYGVQGDRIFSSRPTSFPAQIKRRLPRGMDVIISDLSAGTTQGSVNCLAPFGRLIAIGNGGVQSVHNITALCNMDNITISKVNLSSIASSRPATIQDIFREVMRLMEEHKIRFEPPRRVLTYSQIHQGIETLQKDAIAGEIVLRPSEDVVQVVPEIPRPSQLEQNASYLLIGTLDSLHSKLALRMAARGAKNLILLSRSPGLDREDTQQQILDTLREQGCEAHIYHCNMSEASEIQSLIADWRSQLPPIHGILESTYCMGASNQTVATHSKSSSYSVIMELLNLHNAIPSVDFFIMISSMSGLTGRVNDSDFSAAGAFQDALVRHRLSHGLHAAIVNVRDMKEEEIIAAVDYMTDIRNPPTVDSCQMVCNVPTPASYKDLEKPLMRYLSTPLFHQLPSFRSRVASMPTESARRPSVGDLLNKTNNTEQAAAIVSREIRQKLSNLLNVTEDEINEFHDIRTNGVDSLIEMEFRNWLERELGTNISLEDLTSKSILELSTHVVTASPLITSAFSDAETQYNSDTDSYELDIDALSGEWVARFLELVEADNLSSLDNVTYDTLRDWMELGWHRYGDSLQTTYPDLSAFKEAGGKIIHYHGESDPSIPTGSSVHYHESVRKIMYLDLTYNQSTDAMASFYRLYLVPGASHCATNAYEPGPWPQDNVAVMIDWVENGVVSVTLNATYLSGEEKGSNAQICAWPLRPLWKNNGTVMECVYDQASIDTWQYDFNAYSLPLY, encoded by the exons ATGGATTCTCTTGCTGTTATAGGATATGCCGTGCGGTACCCACAAGACGCCAGTGACTCTGTGAGATTCTGGGATATTCTGTTGAAGGCCCGGGAGGCAAGCACTGCATTTCCAGAAGACAGAATCAACCAGAAAGCATTTTACCATCCTGATCCTGACCATGGAGGAACG ATTCATTCCAAAAGGGCACATTTTCTCAGAGATGACCCAGTTAGCTTTGATGCTGCGTTCTTCAAGATGAGCAAAACAGAGGTCTTGAGCCTAGACCCCCAACATCGTCTCGTTATGGAAAATGTATACCACGCATTGGAGAATG CTGGAATTCCAATGGAGGCTGCCATTTCATCCAACACATCGGTATTTGTGAATGGCTACAACCATGATCATGCGGACAGCCTGAACAGCGACCCAGAGACAATACTCAAGTACAAACCTACCGGAACTGAGAACTCTATGATATCCGGGAGACTCAGTTGGTTCTATGATTTTCGTGGGCCTAGTTTGACGGTCGAAACAGCATGTTCCGGCAGCCTCGTTGGTCTTCATCTAGCTTGTCAAAGCTTGAAGACAAATGAAAGTGATATG GCCATAGTGAGCGGTGTGAATGTTATTGGATTCCTCCCACATATGGTTGGTATGGACTATTCCGGTTTCATGGGATCAGAAGGGAGATATTTCGCTTTTGACCACAGAGCCGATGGATATGCCCGTGGTGAAGGAGTAGGCACGGTGATTTTGAAACGTCTTTCAAGCGccgtggaggatggtgatacTATAAGAGCGGTTATTCGCGGTACTGGTTTAAACCAGGATGGCCGCACACCGGGGATAACATACCCCAGTTTACGGTCGCAAGTAAGACTTATCGAGACAACTTACCAGAATGCAGGACTAGACACGGAGGACACATGTTATATAGAGACTCATGGCACCGGTACCCAG GCTGGAGACTATGTCGAAGCGTCCGCTATTAGCAGTGGATTCAAGACACCTACAAGAAGCTTACCACTCTACGTTGGTGCTCTGAAAACAAACATCGGTCATCTGGAGGGTGGCTCTGGGATTGCCGGCCTCATCAAGACTATTATGATCTTGGAGACAGGCGTCGTCCCGCCCAACGCCAACTTCGAGAAGCCAAACCCTAAAATACcagtggatgaatggaagcTCAGCTTACCCATCCAGTGTGAGGCATGGCCCACCTCAAAGCTTCGACGTGCATCGGTCAGTTGCTTTGGGTTGAGTGGAACCAATTCCCATTGTATCCTAGACGATGCATACAATTTCCTCCGCAAACACAAGATATCTGCGAAACATCGAACAAGAATTGGTGTGCCAACGCATGATGAGCTTCGATTTCTTCAACAAGGATTTGATGATATAAGAGATATGACGCATCCAGGCGATGACAGTCCTCCGGAGAGAGTTACATTTAGCCCCAAATCGCCGATGCCCGTTTCTCTATCTCAGGAGAGTGTTCATCCGGCTGGAGGCTCTCGGTCTTCCACGGCCCTCTTCGTATTGTCTGGATTTGACAAAGACTCGCTCAATCGGGTTATTTCCGGTTTAACCGAATACATAAATACGAAAGGTCGACTATCATCTGAGGACGAGAGGAAGTTTCTGCGTGATCTGAGCTTCACGCTGTCGCAGAGGAGATCACGATTCAATTGGAGAGTATGTCTCTTGGCCAAGTCCATCTCACAACTACAAAGTCGGCTTGCCAACGACTCGCTTACGCCTCAACATGCGCGAGTCTCCTCAAGACTTGGCTTCGTCTTCACTGGGCAAGGGGCTCAGTATGCAGGGATGGGCCAACAGCTCCTTGCTTACCCGGTATTTCGCAGGTCAATCGAAGCTGCTGAAAGATATTTTCAGTCCCTGGGTGGTGAATGGTCATTACTGG AGGAGCTTGGGCGGGACAAGAACAGTACCAGGATAAGTGAGCCAACCATCGGGCATCCAGCGTCAACAGCAATCCAGATTGCTTTACTTGACCTACTGACAAGCTGGGGAATTTCCCCCACTCGTGTCGTGGGGCATTCTTCGGGAGAAATCGCTTCTGCGTACTGTGCCGGCAAGATTTCCAGACAGGCAGCATGGAAAGTCGCCTTCTTCCGTGGCCAGGTTGTCTATGGCTCAATAACACGTCCAGGATCGATGATGGCTGTGGGATTGAGCCCAGATGACCTACAGCCATATCTTGAAGAGGTACAGCAAAGTGATCCGAACGGGGCATTGACTATTGCATGTTTCAATAGCCCGAAGAACCAAACAGTATCCGGCGACAGCACCATGGTCGATGCCCTCAAGAGCTTGCTGGACGCAAAGCGAATATTTGCACGAAAGCTAAATGTGGGGAAGGCCTACCATTCTGAGCATATGAAAGTGTTCACCGAGAGATACCAGGCTTTCATGGGCTCATTGGAGCAAGGCAACACGGTTTGTCGAGAGCAGCCCATTGCTTTGTTCTCGACCTCTACAGGTGACATACTTCTGGATCCATCTATGGATTCCTCTTACTGGTGTGCGAATATGGTGAGTCCCGTCAAATTCGAACAAGCTCTCCGGGCATTGTGCTATAATCCTTCCGAAAAGCAAACATTACCGAATGATGAGCACGAAACCCCTCTGCAAATAGATGAGCTCATTGAGATTGGATCACACGGGGCACTTCGAAGCGCCATCACAGAAACAATCGACATGGCGCAGGGGATAACCTACCATTCAACCTTGGATCGCAATGCTTCTGGACCTGATGGTATCTTGCAGACCGTTGCAAACCTTGCCTCTAAGGGATACCCTGTTGATATACCGAGTGTGAATAACGCCGAGGAGCTGCATAGAGACTCGGATCTACTTGTGGACTTGCCGCCCTACCCCTTCAACCACGAAAACAAAGACATCTACGAAAGTCGACTTGCGAGAAATCTCCGCTTACGACGGTATCCCCGACATGATATCTTTGGAGCACCAGCTACTGACTGGAATCCGCGTTATCCAAAGTGGCGGCATTTTCTTCGGCTCAGTGAGAACCCTTGGCTCAGACAGTATAAG CTCGATGGTCAATACGTGTTCCCACCTGTTGGGTACATAGCCATGGCAATCGAATCCGTAATGCAGGTAAACAGTAGAGGAACGACCATGAAGGGTCTCCATTTGGAGAGAATCACCCTGGGTCCTTTGCTAGCGCTGCCGGATGATGCACAGGGAGTCGAGCTCAGTCTGTCACATTACCCTGACGGCGACGGTAGTGAATTGACACGGTTCCAAGTCAGCTCATACAACGAAAGCCAAGAAGACTGGACTGAGCATTGCTCTGGCTACATTAGTATTGGCTATGAAGATGAGGGCATGGTTCATTCAGGCCTTGTGGATACCCATAAAGTTGGAGAACTCAAAGGAGACCTCTCTTACCAGAGACATGGTTGCGAGAGACATGTCAAGTTTGACGATATGTGCAGAAGCCTTTCATCCTCCGGCTTAGAACTTGGGCCCATATTCCAGAACCTATCGTCCATAAGGGTGAGCGGTAAAAGGGATGGAAGATGCATCGGAACCATACAAGTACCTGATGTGTCCTCTGTCATGCCGAAGAACTACATGCATCCTCATCTACTGCACCCTGTCACTTTGAACGATTTCGGAATAGCCGCTACTGCTGCAATACACGACTTGCAGCCACACAGTACGGCGATGAAAACATTCCTGCCCTCTTTTATTGAGCATGTCTGGGTGTCTACCGAAATATCATACGAACTGAAAACAAAACTCAATTGCGTGGGCACAGCTACAGCAACGGGTCTTGGCAAGTATAGCTGCGATATTGAGGCTTCAATCGACTCCTCATCTGCCGAACCCACGATATCCTTCAGCGGGGCGCATTTTGATCTATATGAATCCAAGATCCAGTCCTCAAAGACAGATCTATTGCCTAAATTCTACTCTGTTGAATGGAAACCTGACATTCATCTTCTTACAAACTCTTTCTTCAGCCAGCTCGCCAAGCCGCCAACGATTGAATCCGCCAGATACAGGGTGGAATGCCAGTGGTTCACCGACCTCCAGCTGGCCTCGGCACTTCTTTCGACTGATGCGCTCATGAGCTTGAAGGAAGTGGATCAGACCCAACTTGAACCCCATTACCTCCGGTTCTACGACCTTCTCAAAAGCATTGCTGCAGATATCCTGACAGACTCAATGCCAAGGGTGCCTTTCAAAACATGGCAGAAGTACGCTCAGGATCATGATCTTAAAGAACAACTCTACCGTAGAGTGGAAGCTCGCGATAGCGATGGCGCACTGTTAATGCGGGTTGGGTCGAATCTTGCATCTTTCTTCCGCAAAGAAGCCGATCCACTCTACGTCATGTTCGGACAAGATGATCTCATGTCTCAGTACTACAAACATGATTTCGAAATTGGTTCCATTTCCGAGAAGCTAGCACTCTACCTGGAGCTCTTCCGGTGGCATAAGTCCAATCTTCGCGTCCTCGAAGTTGGGGGCGGAACGGGATCATTTACAGCGCATGCGCTCACTAATCTCTGTCCACCGGGTATGGACAGGACAGTGTCAGAGTACGTGTTCACTGATCTCTCTCCAGGCTTTTTCGTGAAAGCGAAGGAGTCACTTGATGAGTGGGACGATATCATAACGTACAATAAGTTTGATGTTGGGAACGACCCCATATCCCAGGGGTTCGACCCAGGAACATTCGATCTGATTGTGGCAAGCAATGTACTCCATGCAACTCCCGATCTACATAGGACGTTGAAAAACATCCACAGTCTTCTCAAGCCCGGTGGAAAGCTGGTATTCCATGAAGGTGTCCGCCAAGATACTTCGTGGACCAACATATCGTTCAGTTCACTGCCAGGCTGGTGGCTGAGCACCGAGCctgagagaagatggtgtCCCTATGTGCCAACAAGTACATGGGATAGGTATCTCCGTGAGTCTGGCTTTTCCGGGCTGGACTTGGAGTTCCCGAGCTCTGATTATCCAGAGTTTTCAAAAATCAGCCTTATGGTCTCAACTGCTAGAGAAGGAACCAATATCTCTCGGAGCGAGGCAAACGgtgttatcatcatcatcgcggaTGATCAAAGCTCTACTCTGGCCAATGAGTTCCAGAGCCAGATAGAATATCTGGGGCCCCATTGCCCCATACACACACTGGCGGAAGTGGAAGCTGTGGATGTGCTAGATAGGACATGTGTGCTTTTCATGGTGTCCAATCCTCCTATCCCAACAGGTTCGAACATCGAATCATACAACAGGCTAGAAAACGTCCTCTTCAAGTGCAAAAACATTTTATTAGTCACTAGAGATTCAACAAATAACCCAGCATTTGATATTTCAATCGGACTTATTCGAAACAGACGATTGCAGCAGGACCCTGACAACTCGAACCTTGTTACGGTTTCGTTGACCGATTCAGAGGTTACCCAGAATACAATTTCCGAACTTTTGGTCAGAGTTTTCAAGCACCAATTTCTGTCAGGTACCGTGCCTACAATCAGAAATGCCGAGTATCGCATTGCACAGGGGGTCATTCTTACGAACCGTGTTGCTCTCAACGCCGATGCCAATTCCACCATTGGGGGTCGACTATCGACACCACGGTCAGTTCCGCTAACATGGGGCGACATAAATCGGCCAATTAAACTCATAGGCCATGGCCGTTTTGTCTGGGAGACCGATAACCTTCTCTCCGACAATTTTCTGGGTGAGAATGACGTGGACCTGGACGTTAAAGCCGTCGGCCTTGGCTCTCGAGACGTCCTAGCAGCGACAGGAAAGCTTCCCCAGATGAccctgggagaagaaggttctGGGGTGATAACCAGGGTCGGATCATCCGTTAAGGAATTTCAGTCCGGCGACCGCGTCATGTGTATCAGTGACACTCAAgcagggagagaaggaacgCTGAGGACAGCAATACGGATAAACTCGTCTCTGGTCACCCGCATCCCCGACAGTCTTACCTtcgaggctgctgctggattACCTGTCTCTTGGCTGACTGCAATCTATTCTATCAGCTACGCCGGTAGGTTGATCACTGGGGAGAATATCCTGATTCACTCTGCTGCGAGTAGTATTGGGCAGGCGGCGATCCAGTATTCCCAGTCTCTCGGTGCAAACGTATACGTGACTGTCTCCAATGTCGACGAGAAACATTATGTCGCACGGAAATATGGAGTTCAGGGAGATCGTATCTTCTCCAGCCGTCCTACTTCCTTCCCGGCCCAGATCAAGCGACGATTACCGCGTGGGATGGATGTCATCATATCAGATCTATCCGCTGGGACTACTCAAGGTTCAGTGAATTGTCTGGCACCTTTTGGCAGACTGATAGCCATCGGCAATGGCGGGGTGCAGTCAGTCCACAACATCACTGCGTTATGCAATATGGATAATATCACGATATCAAAAGTGAACCTCAGTTCTATCGCCAGTAGCCGCCCGGCAACTATCCAAGATATTTTCCGAGAGGTGATGCGGCTAATGGAGGAACATAAGATTCGTTTTGAACCTCCTAGACGAGTTCTGACGTATAGCCAGATACATCAGGGTATCGAGACGCTCCAGAAGGATGCAATTGCTGGGGAAATTGTTCTTCGTCCTTCTGAGGATGTTGTTCAGGTTGTTCCTGAAATTCCGAGACCATCCCAGTTGGAACAAAATGCATCCTACCTCCTCATAGGAACACTAGACTCTTTACATTCCAAGCTCGCTCTTCGGATGGCAGCTCGAGGTGCTAAGAACCTGATACTCTTGTCTCGTTCACCGGGCTTGGATAGGGAGGATACACAGCAGCAGATTCTTGATACCTTGCGAGAGCAAGGATGCGAGGCACATATATACCACTGCAACATGTCTGAGGCGTCCGAAATACAGTCTCTGATTGCCGACTGGCGCAGTCAGCTTCCCCCTATCCATGGAATCCTTGAGTCGACGTATTGCATGGGTGCTTCTAATCAGACTGTTGCCACGCATTCAAAAAGCAGCTCTTATAGTGTCATCATGGAGTTGCTTAATTTGCACAATGCCATCCCATCTGTTGATTTCTTTATCATGATCTCATCGATGTCAGGGCTTACAGGAAGGGTTAACGACAGCGACTTTAGCGCAGCCGGTGCCTTCCAGGATGCACTAGTTCGTCATAGACTCTCACATGGCTTGCACGCTGCAATTGTCAACGTCCGGGAcatgaaagaggaggagatcatAGCGGCAGTGGACTATATGACGGATATTCGAAACCCACCAACCGTGGATTCCTGTCAGATGGTCTGCAATGTCCCAACCCCAGCATCATACAAAGACTTAGAAAAGCCACTGATGAGATATTTGTCCACTCCCTTGTTCCATCAACTTCCTAGCTTCCGTTCGCGAGTGGCAAGCATGCCAACAGAATCCGCGAGAAGACCTAGTGTGGGCGACCTCCTGAACAAGACCAACAACACCGAACAGGCAGCAGCTATCGTGTCGAGGGAGATTCGACAGAAGTTGTCGAACCTTCTTAATGTCACCGAAGACGAGATTAACGAATTTCATGATATTCGGACCAATGGGGTCGACTCTTTGATTGAGATGGAGTTCCGGAATTGGCTGGAAAGAGAACTCGGCACAAATATTTCGTTGGAAGATTTGACCTCAAAGAGCATATTGGAATTGAGCACACATGTTGTTACAGCGTCACCGCTG ATCACCTCTGCCTTCAGTGACGCCGAGACCCAGTACAACAGCGACACTGACAGCTATGAGCTCGACATCGACGCGCTCAGCGGCGAGTGGGTCGCCCGTTTCCTGGAACTGGTCGAAGCCGATAACCTCTCGAGCCTGGATAACGTCACCTACGACACCCTCCGCGACTGGATGGAGCTGGGCTGGCACCGCTATGGTGATTCCCTACAGACTACCTACCCCGACCTGAGCGCCTTTAAAGAGGCTGGTGGTAAGATCATCCACTACCACGGCGAGTCGGACCCCAGTATCCCGACTGGATCCTCCGTTCATTATCACGAGTCCGTCCGCAAGATCATGTATCTGGATCTTACTTACAACCAGAGCACGGACGCTATGGCTAGCTTCTACCGCCTGTACCTGGTTCCTGGCGCCAGTCACTGCGCCACCAACGCCTATGAGCCGGGACCCTGGCCCCAGGATAACGTGGCGGTGATGATTGACTGGGTCGAGAATGGAGTGGTGTCCGTTACCTTGAACGCGACTTACCTCTCgggcgaggagaagggcagCAATGCCCAGATCTGCGCTTGGCCCCTCCGTCCCTTGTGGAAGAACAATGGCACGGTCATGGAATGTGTGTACGACCAGGCCTCGATTGACACCTGGCAGTATGACTTCAACGCATACAGCCTGCCACTTTACTAG